From Sulfuricaulis sp.:
ATTTAATGGTGGCCCAGAAGAAAAAGCCGGCTACCTTCGAACCGCTGTTGCTGGGTATCACCAAGGCGTCGCTGTCGACCGAGTCGTTTATTTCTGCGGCCTCGTTCCAGGAGACGACGCGCGTGTTGACCGAGGCAGCCATCACGGGCAAGCTGGATCTGCTGCGCGGCCTCAAGGAAAACGTGATTGTTGGCCGCCTGATTCCGGCCGGTACGGGTCTGGCTTTCCATCTGCAGCGTCGTCTCGACCGTGGCGAGGCCATACAGGAAGCCAAGGATCTGAGGCAGTCCCTGTCTGGTACTGTCTCGAGCAAACCCTCGGCGCGCAGCGGCGAAGAGGCGGTGGGGACGTAGGACTTTAGAGGGTCGACATAGTCCGAGGTTTTCCGGGGCCGAATGGCTTGTGAGTGTAAGATTGACTCGGAAAAAGGCCATTTAAGGCCGTAACGGCTTGACACAAAAGGGGTGTATCCCTAGAATCGCGCCCCTCAGACAGGCCGGGATCCCGCCGGCCTGTCTTTGTTAAAGCCTCCGAGATTTCTGAAAAAGAGCTGTTGCTTTTCGGCCATCTGGCCGGACTCCGCAGTATCGACGCCGACCGCGCGACAAAATCGCCCGGAGCGAAATTGGAAACCGCAGGCCGCCCGAAGGGCAAAATGCCGGGAAGGCATTTCGTCAATTTGGATGGCGAATAAATAAATATGAAATTTCCGCCATGGCGGAAATTTCTTTTTTCGGATCGTAAAGACAACTAATACAGATGCCGACAATTAATCAATTAGTGGCCAAGGGGCGCAGGCGCCTTAAAAGCAAGAGCAAGGTACCAGCCCTCGAGGCCTGTCCGCAGCGCCGTGGCGTGTGTACACGTGTGTACACCACGACGCCAAAGAAGCCGAACTCGGCGTTGCGCAAGGTTGCCAAGGTACGTTTGACCAACGGTTATGAAGTCATCACCTATATCGGTGGTGAAGGGCACAACCTGCAGGAGCACTCCGTGGTGCTGATCCGCGGTGGGCGCGTCAAGGACCTGCCCGGTGTGCGTTATCACACGGTGCGCGGTTCACTCGATACGGCCGGGGTGGCTGATCGCAAACAAGGTCGTTCCAAGTATGGCGCGAAGCGCCCGAAGACCTAAAGAGGAAATTATGTCGAGACGCAGAGAGGTCCCCAAGCGTGAAGTCACGCCAGACCCGAAATACTTGAGCCAGACTGTCGCCAAGTTCATCACCGTGGTGATGAAGAGCGGCAAGAAATCCGTGGCGGAGAAGATTGTTTACGGTGCGCTCGACACCATGGCGGAACGCAGCAAGAAGGATCCGATTGAAATGTTCAATCAGGCCCTGACCAACGTTCGTCCGCTCGTTGAGGTCAAGAGCCGGCGTGTCGGCGGTGCCACCTATCAGGTGCCGGTGGAAGTTCGCTCGGGACGTCAGACGGCGCTGGCGATGCGCTGGGTAGTGGAAGCCGCACGCACCCGCAGTGGCAAGTCCATGGCGGCGCGTATGGCGGATGAATTGATGGACGCCGCGGACAAGCGCGGCAATGCCGTGAAGAAGCGCGAAGACGTGCATCGCATGGCCGAGGCCAACAAGGCCTTCTCGCATTACCGCTGGTAAGCGATTAACCGTTCTTTAATTATTGATCCGGCACAAAGTTTGGGTCATTTGAGTAAAGAGATTGATTTATGTTGCAGGCTATTAATATTCATTTCGGTGCCGGATCAATAATTGAAAATCTTATGATTGCCAATTATTGCGGCGGCATGGTGGCTTACGGTGCGGGATCGCCATCCTGCGCTTTACCTGTTTCTGTAGCGGCGTCACGCCGCCGCAATAATTAGAGGATTTGAGTCGTGGCCCGTATTACACCAATCGAACGCTACCGGAATATCGGCATTATGGCGCATATCGATGCTGGTAAGACCACGGCCACGGAGCGCATCCTGTTCTACACCGGCGTTTCGCACAAAATCGGTGAAGTCCATGACGGCGCCGCCATCATGGATTGGATGGAGCAGGAACAGGAGCGCGGCATTACCATCACCTCGGCGGCGACCACCTGCTTCTGGAAGGGCATGGACCAGTCGCGTCCGGAACACCGTTTCAATATTATTGATACCCCCGGCCACGTCGACTTCACGATTGAAGTGGAGCGTTCGCTGCGCGTTCTCGACGGCGCGATTTTCGTGCTGTGCGCCGTGGGCGGCGTGCAGCCGCAGTCCGAGACCGTGTGGCGCCAGGCCAACAAATATAAAGTGCCGCGCATCGCGTTCGTGAACAAAATGGATCGTGCCGGCGCCAATTTTCTCCATGTCGTGTCCCAGCTCAAGGAGCGTCTCGGCGCCAATGCCGTGGCGCTGCAGCTGCCCATCGGTGCCGAGGAAGGTTACAAGGGCGTCGTCGACCTCATCAAGATGAAGGCCATTTACTGGGACGATTCCACCCAGGGCATGAAGTTCGAGGAAAAAGAAATTCCCGCCGAGATGCTTGAACAGTGCAAAAAGCAACGCGAGCACATGGTCGAAGCAGCGGCCGAGGCCAACGAAAAAGTGATGGGAAAATATCTTGCCGGTGAAGCGCTGACGATAGACGAAATTAAGCACGGCTTGCGCGAGCGCAACCTGAAGCTCGAAATCGTGCCGGTATTGTGCGGCTCGGCGTTCAAGAACAAGGGCGTGCAAGCAGCGCTTGACGCGGTCATTGATTTTTTGCCCGCGCCGTCAGAGCGCCCCGCCATCAAGGGCCATCTGGACGACAAGGACAGCACCGTCGGCGAGCGCCATGCCTCCGATGAAGAACCGTTTTCCGCCTTGGCGTTCAAGATTGCGACCGACCCGTTTGTTGGCGCGTTGACCTATATCCGTGTGTACTCCGGTGTGTTGACCTCGGGCGATACTGTTTATAACCCGGTCAAGTCCAGACGGGAGCGCATCGGGCGTCTGTTGCAGATGCACGCCAATGAACGCAAGGAGATTAAAGAAGTTCGTGCCGGTGATATCGCCGCGTGCGTGGGCCTGAAGGATGTCACCACGGGTGAAACGCTGAGCGACCCGGACAAGGTTATCACGCTGGAGCGCATGGAATTCCCTGAGCCGGTCATCTCGCAGGCGGTTGAACCCAAGACCAAGGTTGACCAGGAAAAAATGGGCAT
This genomic window contains:
- the rpsL gene encoding 30S ribosomal protein S12, which codes for MPTINQLVAKGRRRLKSKSKVPALEACPQRRGVCTRVYTTTPKKPNSALRKVAKVRLTNGYEVITYIGGEGHNLQEHSVVLIRGGRVKDLPGVRYHTVRGSLDTAGVADRKQGRSKYGAKRPKT
- the rpsG gene encoding 30S ribosomal protein S7; this translates as MSRRREVPKREVTPDPKYLSQTVAKFITVVMKSGKKSVAEKIVYGALDTMAERSKKDPIEMFNQALTNVRPLVEVKSRRVGGATYQVPVEVRSGRQTALAMRWVVEAARTRSGKSMAARMADELMDAADKRGNAVKKREDVHRMAEANKAFSHYRW
- the fusA gene encoding elongation factor G, producing MARITPIERYRNIGIMAHIDAGKTTATERILFYTGVSHKIGEVHDGAAIMDWMEQEQERGITITSAATTCFWKGMDQSRPEHRFNIIDTPGHVDFTIEVERSLRVLDGAIFVLCAVGGVQPQSETVWRQANKYKVPRIAFVNKMDRAGANFLHVVSQLKERLGANAVALQLPIGAEEGYKGVVDLIKMKAIYWDDSTQGMKFEEKEIPAEMLEQCKKQREHMVEAAAEANEKVMGKYLAGEALTIDEIKHGLRERNLKLEIVPVLCGSAFKNKGVQAALDAVIDFLPAPSERPAIKGHLDDKDSTVGERHASDEEPFSALAFKIATDPFVGALTYIRVYSGVLTSGDTVYNPVKSRRERIGRLLQMHANERKEIKEVRAGDIAACVGLKDVTTGETLSDPDKVITLERMEFPEPVISQAVEPKTKVDQEKMGMALNRLAQEDPSFRVHTDEESSQTIISGMGELHLEIIVDRMRREFGVEANVGKPQVAYRETIRKAVDQEYRFVKQSGGRGQYGHVVIKFEPQEPGKGFEFVDAIKGGVIPKEFIPAVRKGVDEAMQRGVKFGYPVVDVKASLHYGSYHDVDSNENAFKMAAILCWKEAGPKGDPVLLEPIMDVEVTSPADYLGNVMGDLNSRRGIIMSQEDGHGNVKIIRSEVPLANMFGYSTSLRSATQGRATYTMEFKKYAPVPSNVAESVMKKAS